One genomic region from Mycobacterium basiliense encodes:
- a CDS encoding sensor histidine kinase: MVVTRDAELARVRRMHQLRSYRIGSVLRIGVVAFMVTAMLVGTPRSEWGPQAVLIGVYTFAALWALGLAYAPSRRHVALRRFANIGKFEPVGFTAVDVLALTGFQLVSTDSIYSLLIMTLLPVLVALDVSSRRAAVVLTFSLLGFALALAQDPSIVRENGWPEAVFRFVLYAFLCGTALVVVRIEERHARSVASLSALREELLAQTMTASEVLQRRISESIHDGPLQDVLAARQELIELKSVAPDDHRVTTALAGLQSASELLRQATFELHPAVLEQVGLGAAVEQLAAFHSQRSGIKISTDIDYPVRNDIDPVVFGVARELLSNVVQHSQAQHASVRLGIADGVCVLGVADDGVGISGEKIARRLGQGHIGLASHRARVDAAGGSFVFLDTPTGTDVCVEVPLKQ, translated from the coding sequence GTGGTCGTGACCAGAGACGCAGAACTGGCGCGGGTGCGCCGGATGCACCAGCTGCGCTCCTACCGAATCGGCTCGGTGCTGCGGATCGGAGTGGTGGCGTTCATGGTCACGGCCATGCTGGTCGGCACGCCCCGCTCGGAATGGGGACCGCAAGCCGTCCTGATCGGCGTGTACACGTTTGCTGCATTGTGGGCCCTGGGATTGGCGTATGCGCCGTCGCGGCGCCATGTTGCGTTGCGCCGATTCGCCAATATCGGCAAATTCGAGCCCGTTGGCTTTACCGCCGTCGACGTGTTGGCGTTGACCGGTTTTCAGCTCGTGTCCACCGATTCGATCTATTCGCTACTGATCATGACGTTGTTACCGGTGCTGGTTGCCCTCGACGTGTCGTCGCGACGAGCCGCGGTGGTTTTGACGTTCTCACTGCTGGGCTTCGCGCTCGCGCTGGCTCAAGACCCGTCGATAGTCCGCGAAAACGGGTGGCCCGAGGCGGTCTTTCGATTCGTGCTCTATGCGTTTTTGTGCGGCACCGCCTTGGTGGTGGTCCGAATCGAGGAACGGCATGCCCGCTCGGTGGCAAGTCTGAGCGCATTGCGCGAGGAGTTGCTCGCTCAGACAATGACGGCCTCGGAAGTGCTTCAGCGACGCATTTCGGAATCCATTCACGATGGTCCCCTGCAAGACGTGCTGGCCGCGCGCCAGGAACTCATCGAGCTGAAGAGCGTGGCGCCCGATGATCACCGGGTAACCACCGCGCTGGCGGGCTTGCAGAGCGCATCCGAACTGCTGCGCCAGGCCACCTTCGAACTGCATCCGGCAGTCCTCGAGCAGGTCGGGTTGGGCGCGGCGGTGGAACAGCTAGCCGCGTTCCATTCGCAGCGTTCGGGAATCAAGATCAGTACCGACATCGACTACCCGGTCCGCAATGACATCGACCCCGTCGTGTTCGGTGTGGCCCGCGAGTTGTTGTCCAACGTGGTGCAGCATTCGCAGGCCCAACATGCGTCAGTCAGACTTGGCATCGCCGACGGGGTTTGCGTGTTGGGTGTGGCCGACGACGGCGTCGGGATCAGTGGCGAGAAGATCGCGCGTCGGCTCGGCCAGGGACACATCGGACTGGCATCACATCGTGCCCGGGTCGACGCTGCCGGCGGATCGTTCGTCTTCTTGGATACGCCGACCGGCACCGACGTTTGCGTCGAAGTTCCGCTCAAACAGTAG
- a CDS encoding response regulator, whose translation MTKPEKVRVVVGDDHPLFREGVVRALALSGSVNVVGEADDGATALELIKTHQPDVALLDYRMPGMDGAQVAAAVRSNDLPTRVLLISAHDESAIVYQALQQGAAGFLLKDSTRTEIVAAVLDCAKGRDVVAPSLVGGLAGEIRQRAAPMAPVLSAREREVLNRIARGQSIPAIAGELYVAPSTVKTHVQRLYEKLGVSDRAAAVAEAMRQGLLD comes from the coding sequence ATGACTAAGCCCGAGAAAGTGCGTGTGGTGGTCGGCGATGATCACCCGTTGTTTCGCGAGGGTGTCGTGCGCGCCCTTGCGTTGAGCGGTTCGGTGAACGTTGTCGGCGAAGCTGACGACGGTGCAACGGCGCTGGAGCTGATCAAAACTCACCAGCCCGACGTGGCGTTGCTCGACTACCGGATGCCGGGCATGGATGGGGCACAGGTGGCGGCGGCGGTGCGAAGCAACGATCTGCCGACCCGGGTGCTGCTCATTTCGGCCCACGACGAGTCAGCGATCGTGTACCAGGCACTGCAGCAGGGAGCGGCCGGATTCTTGTTGAAGGATTCGACGCGCACCGAGATCGTGGCGGCGGTGCTCGACTGCGCCAAGGGTCGCGATGTGGTGGCACCCTCTCTGGTGGGGGGCCTTGCCGGTGAAATTCGCCAGCGCGCTGCCCCGATGGCTCCAGTGTTGAGCGCTCGTGAACGCGAGGTGCTCAATCGCATTGCCCGCGGGCAAAGCATCCCCGCGATCGCGGGCGAACTGTATGTGGCGCCATCGACGGTCAAGACCCACGTGCAACGGCTCTACGAAAAGCTTGGCGTCAGTGACCGCGCAGCCGCGGTTGCCGAAGCCATGCGGCAGGGGCTGCTCGACTAA
- a CDS encoding sensor histidine kinase: MAVTSDVELERVRKLHQLRSYRIVAVLRIGVVAFVVAAMIVDTPQKEWSRQILLVTLYAVAAVFALVLAFSPERQRIGVRRRAGVSKWEPLAFTGVDIVALTGFQLLSEEGIYPLVMMTLLPVLVGVDISSRRAVLLLTLTLVGFALAGVHDNVLLGDAGLPDTVFLFSLYAFLCATAFLVVRTEERHVRSVAGLSALREALLAQTMTASEVLQRRISESIHDGPLQDVLVARQELIELQAVWPDDERVNRALAGLQSASERLRQATFELHPAVLEQVGLGAAVEQLAAFTARRSGIKVTTNIDYPIRSEVDPIVFGVARELLSNVVQHSRAKRVSVTLGIVDHMCVLNVADDGAGINGETMARRLGEGHIGLASHRARVDAAGGTFVFLNAPAGTHVCVQLPLKS, translated from the coding sequence GTGGCGGTGACCAGCGACGTGGAACTGGAGCGGGTGCGCAAGCTACATCAGTTGCGCTCGTACCGGATCGTTGCGGTGCTCCGCATCGGCGTCGTGGCTTTCGTGGTCGCGGCGATGATCGTCGACACCCCACAGAAGGAATGGTCCCGGCAGATTTTGCTGGTCACGCTGTATGCCGTCGCGGCGGTTTTCGCCCTGGTGCTGGCGTTTTCGCCGGAGCGGCAGCGGATCGGTGTGCGCCGACGCGCCGGCGTGAGCAAGTGGGAACCGCTCGCCTTCACCGGCGTCGACATCGTGGCGCTGACCGGCTTTCAGCTACTGTCCGAAGAGGGCATCTATCCGCTGGTAATGATGACCTTGCTGCCGGTCTTGGTGGGCGTCGACATTTCGTCGCGGCGGGCGGTGTTGTTGTTGACGCTGACACTGGTTGGTTTTGCTCTCGCCGGGGTGCACGACAATGTGCTGCTCGGTGACGCGGGGTTGCCGGATACCGTGTTTCTCTTCTCGCTGTATGCGTTTTTGTGCGCCACAGCATTTTTGGTGGTTCGCACCGAGGAACGACATGTTCGCTCGGTCGCCGGTTTGAGCGCGCTGCGCGAGGCACTACTAGCCCAGACGATGACCGCCTCGGAGGTGCTGCAGCGCCGAATTTCGGAGTCCATTCACGACGGGCCATTACAAGATGTGCTGGTGGCGCGTCAGGAACTCATCGAGTTGCAGGCCGTGTGGCCGGACGATGAGCGAGTCAACCGTGCCCTGGCCGGTCTGCAGAGCGCATCAGAGCGACTGCGGCAGGCCACCTTCGAGCTGCACCCGGCCGTCCTCGAGCAGGTTGGGTTGGGTGCGGCGGTGGAACAATTGGCAGCGTTCACGGCGCGCCGATCGGGCATCAAGGTCACCACCAACATCGACTACCCAATCCGCAGTGAGGTCGACCCGATCGTGTTCGGGGTGGCCCGGGAGTTGTTGTCCAACGTGGTGCAACATTCGCGGGCCAAACGCGTGTCGGTCACCCTCGGGATCGTCGACCACATGTGCGTGTTGAACGTGGCCGATGACGGTGCGGGCATCAATGGTGAAACCATGGCGCGACGCCTGGGTGAGGGACACATCGGCCTGGCCTCGCATCGAGCGCGCGTCGATGCCGCGGGCGGCACGTTCGTCTTCCTGAATGCTCCTGCCGGCACCCATGTTTGCGTCCAACTACCGCTGAAGTCGTGA
- a CDS encoding thiamine pyrophosphate-dependent enzyme yields the protein MTGSGARSAERLVDRLELYRRMWVLRLLDMALEQLRAEGLISRPVESALGREAVGIGATAALRAGDIVISARRAHVSHVGVGRPLGSMIAELMAGPATKSGADDDDRRPDTPAEGRLTAPRVGEHSPLLAIGHAYTQWLDASGRVTLCVAEDVDLNSGAINEAANMAMLWQLPVVILVESVRRATTVGADGQECDARLYPTAVCKGLPSETVDGDDVEAVRDCVARAVERARAGGGPKLVRASIARNAEFVMTDRGDIGEHPATEGFPDPLISASRRLIADGVDREQLDNVEQTARQLIADAVALARSGPRPADGGFGHTVTKADGQTGSRR from the coding sequence ATGACTGGGAGTGGTGCGCGGTCGGCTGAACGGTTGGTCGATCGCCTCGAGCTGTATCGCCGGATGTGGGTGCTGCGGCTGCTCGACATGGCGCTGGAACAGTTGCGTGCCGAAGGTTTGATTTCCCGGCCGGTGGAGTCGGCCCTCGGCCGTGAGGCCGTGGGCATCGGTGCGACGGCGGCATTGCGGGCGGGGGATATCGTTATCAGCGCCCGTCGCGCGCATGTCTCGCACGTCGGCGTTGGCCGTCCACTTGGCTCGATGATCGCTGAGTTGATGGCCGGTCCCGCAACCAAGTCCGGCGCCGATGACGACGACCGGCGGCCCGACACGCCCGCCGAAGGGAGGTTGACCGCCCCACGGGTGGGGGAGCACTCGCCGTTGTTGGCGATCGGTCACGCGTACACCCAGTGGCTGGATGCCAGCGGTCGGGTCACCCTGTGTGTTGCCGAGGACGTCGATCTAAATTCCGGAGCAATCAATGAGGCCGCGAACATGGCCATGTTGTGGCAGCTTCCGGTGGTGATTCTGGTCGAGAGCGTCCGCCGTGCGACGACCGTCGGTGCGGACGGCCAGGAATGTGATGCCCGGTTGTATCCGACCGCTGTCTGCAAAGGCCTGCCCAGTGAGACCGTCGACGGCGACGACGTCGAAGCGGTTCGAGACTGTGTCGCCAGGGCGGTCGAGCGGGCTCGCGCAGGAGGCGGGCCGAAGCTTGTGCGAGCCAGCATCGCTCGGAATGCCGAATTCGTGATGACCGACCGTGGTGATATTGGCGAACACCCGGCCACCGAGGGGTTCCCGGATCCGTTGATTTCCGCCAGCCGGCGGCTCATTGCCGATGGCGTCGACCGCGAGCAGCTCGACAATGTTGAGCAAACAGCGCGCCAACTCATCGCTGACGCCGTTGCTTTGGCCAGGAGCGGGCCACGGCCCGCCGATGGCGGGTTCGGCCATACCGTGACCAAAGCGGACGGGCAAACCGGGAGCCGTCGATGA
- a CDS encoding MFS transporter → MTTTAGIAVGKSMASTDSQSDAHSAVVRVQTVVAVPPGVYVGGGLGGAKARFFRTPRAACLSVASTGPRGARALRERAARPGSPADHGYPNVIWLLLSGNLVVRAAGFAYPFMAFHVAGRGYTAGAVGVVLAAFGLGWATGQLTCGWLVDRIGPRATLSSTMLLAAAVLALMAEAHTVPALVVGAMVTGVVYDAPRPVLGAAIAELVPDPRRRAKIDAWRFGWIVSIGRAITGGIGGLLAGWSGVPLLFWVNAAACAMLALVAACCIPAPTRVATGRTATRRHRRHPVVTRSVADHTSCRRAFSDGRLVLLFLSSLATLTAVRGLYAAVPMLMADRGLGATEFGWAQLANAVAGSGLTPLITPWLGRKVVARIQPRLDILAVAGGWTAMSMAGAALAHTTLGFAVATAACTPGEIAWFVIAAGVVHRIAPPASGGRYHGIWSMTLAIASVIAPIMASYSLTHGGHRAVALVTVTVGMIGAALCLPLGRTLRGSTTVPALSGCRSARS, encoded by the coding sequence GTGACGACAACGGCAGGCATCGCCGTCGGCAAGTCGATGGCGAGTACCGACTCACAAAGCGATGCCCACAGCGCCGTTGTGCGCGTGCAAACCGTTGTCGCCGTTCCTCCGGGCGTATACGTCGGCGGTGGCTTGGGCGGCGCCAAAGCAAGATTCTTCCGGACGCCAAGAGCGGCCTGTCTTAGCGTTGCATCGACGGGCCCTCGGGGCGCCCGCGCTCTGCGAGAGCGGGCCGCTCGTCCGGGCAGCCCAGCCGACCACGGCTATCCGAACGTCATCTGGCTGCTGCTGAGCGGGAACCTGGTTGTGCGTGCGGCCGGGTTCGCCTACCCGTTCATGGCGTTTCACGTGGCCGGGCGGGGCTACACCGCGGGAGCAGTTGGCGTGGTCCTGGCCGCTTTCGGGCTGGGTTGGGCCACGGGGCAGCTGACCTGCGGTTGGCTGGTGGACCGCATCGGACCTCGGGCGACGTTGTCGTCCACCATGCTGCTGGCGGCCGCCGTGCTGGCGCTGATGGCCGAGGCCCACACCGTGCCGGCGCTGGTGGTGGGAGCCATGGTCACCGGTGTGGTCTACGACGCGCCGCGCCCGGTGCTGGGCGCCGCGATCGCCGAATTGGTCCCCGACCCTCGGCGACGAGCAAAGATCGACGCCTGGCGGTTCGGCTGGATCGTCAGCATCGGCCGCGCCATCACCGGTGGCATCGGTGGGCTGCTCGCCGGCTGGTCGGGCGTGCCGTTGTTGTTCTGGGTCAACGCGGCGGCGTGCGCGATGCTTGCGCTGGTAGCGGCGTGCTGCATCCCGGCACCGACCCGAGTCGCGACTGGGCGGACCGCGACACGGAGGCACCGTCGTCACCCGGTGGTGACGCGGTCGGTGGCCGATCACACCAGTTGCCGCCGCGCGTTTTCCGACGGCCGGCTGGTGCTGCTGTTCCTATCCAGCCTTGCGACGCTGACGGCCGTGCGAGGTTTGTATGCCGCGGTGCCGATGCTGATGGCCGACAGGGGGTTAGGCGCGACGGAATTCGGTTGGGCACAGCTGGCGAATGCCGTTGCGGGCAGCGGGCTGACTCCGCTGATCACTCCCTGGTTGGGCCGCAAGGTCGTGGCCCGCATTCAGCCGCGACTGGACATCCTGGCCGTCGCTGGCGGCTGGACGGCGATGAGCATGGCGGGTGCCGCGCTCGCCCACACCACCCTGGGATTTGCCGTGGCGACCGCGGCATGTACTCCGGGCGAGATCGCGTGGTTCGTCATCGCTGCCGGGGTCGTGCACCGGATCGCACCACCGGCGAGTGGCGGGCGCTATCACGGAATCTGGTCGATGACGCTGGCAATTGCTTCGGTGATCGCGCCAATTATGGCTTCGTACAGCCTGACTCACGGTGGCCATCGGGCTGTCGCGCTGGTGACGGTCACCGTCGGCATGATCGGTGCCGCGCTGTGCCTACCGCTGGGCCGGACATTGCGCGGGTCCACCACGGTCCCAGCTTTGAGCGGGTGTCGCTCTGCAAGATCGTGA
- a CDS encoding ArgK/MeaB family GTPase, with amino-acid sequence MDIADLIAAARKGSQRAAGRLLSLVEGERRDEVLADVRAVPGHPVRVIGITGPPGAGKSTTIAALVAAYRERECRVAVLAVDPSSPFSGGALLGDRIRMAAHINDSDVLIRSMASRGHLGGLAVAVPAAIGLLGAISYDTVLLETVGVGQSEIEIAALADPTVVILNPGAGDAVQVAKAGLLEVADIVVVNKADRDGAAQTVRDLRAELSPLGAPIVSLVAARGDVGQLVAAIDAHHRSDSHARRLSRARAQILSLAQTRLRSRADLDRLAAEVVAGRDDPYSAAEQLLCPPSQKP; translated from the coding sequence ATGGACATAGCCGATCTGATTGCCGCTGCGCGCAAAGGATCTCAGCGCGCCGCGGGTCGGCTACTCAGTCTCGTCGAGGGAGAGCGCCGAGACGAGGTACTGGCGGACGTTCGGGCTGTGCCGGGGCACCCGGTGCGAGTCATCGGCATCACTGGCCCTCCGGGCGCGGGCAAGTCAACAACGATCGCAGCCCTAGTCGCTGCCTACCGAGAGCGCGAGTGCCGGGTTGCGGTGCTGGCGGTGGACCCGTCCTCGCCGTTCAGCGGCGGCGCATTGCTTGGCGATCGCATCCGAATGGCTGCTCATATCAACGACTCGGATGTGTTGATCCGCTCGATGGCCAGTCGCGGTCATCTCGGCGGTCTGGCCGTCGCAGTTCCCGCGGCAATTGGGCTGTTGGGAGCCATCAGCTACGACACCGTCTTGCTCGAGACGGTCGGCGTCGGCCAGTCGGAGATCGAGATCGCGGCCCTCGCCGACCCGACCGTGGTGATCCTCAACCCGGGGGCGGGCGACGCCGTACAGGTCGCCAAAGCCGGGTTGCTGGAGGTCGCTGACATTGTCGTGGTCAACAAGGCCGACCGCGACGGGGCTGCGCAAACCGTGCGGGACTTGCGCGCCGAACTGAGTCCGCTCGGGGCTCCGATCGTCAGCCTGGTGGCCGCGCGCGGTGACGTCGGGCAGCTGGTCGCGGCGATTGATGCCCATCACCGCAGCGACAGCCACGCCCGCCGGTTGTCACGCGCCCGAGCGCAGATCCTATCGTTGGCGCAGACCAGGCTGCGTAGCCGAGCAGACCTTGATCGACTCGCAGCGGAGGTGGTCGCGGGTCGCGATGATCCCTATTCGGCCGCCGAACAGTTGCTATGCCCGCCGTCCCAGAAGCCGTGA
- a CDS encoding thiolase family protein: MPEAVIVSALRTPIGTARKGTLRDTSAFDLAHHVVSEAAANLDSGQVDDVILGEGLYGGGVVARHAAITAGLGQVPGLAQNRHCAAGQAAVQSAAASVRAGMDRLIIAGGVNSASTSPRCRMHIDGEWVDWYPPTHPDQPDAPNMDMSITVGWNAAVAAGVSREEMDAWALRSHRNAIAAIDEGRFKEEIVPIQTPHGVFAVDEHPRRDTTMAKLAALKPLHPEIEGFSITAGNACGVNDGAAVLAIATGELSDRLGLPPLARVMSWASVGVDPAATGLAPVEAIPKALARGQLSISDVDLFEVNEAFASMCVATVKMLDLDPDRVNVSGSGCSLGHPVAATGARMLVTLVHELRRRGGGIGVAAMCAGGGMGSATVIEVGAP; this comes from the coding sequence GTGCCCGAAGCCGTGATCGTGTCCGCCCTGCGTACTCCCATCGGAACAGCGCGGAAAGGAACATTGCGTGACACCTCCGCGTTCGACCTGGCGCACCACGTGGTCAGCGAAGCCGCGGCGAATCTGGACTCTGGGCAGGTCGACGATGTGATCCTGGGCGAGGGTCTGTATGGCGGCGGCGTGGTCGCCCGCCATGCGGCCATCACGGCCGGTCTTGGCCAGGTGCCCGGCCTGGCTCAGAACCGGCACTGCGCTGCCGGACAAGCGGCCGTGCAGAGTGCCGCGGCAAGCGTGCGCGCCGGGATGGACCGGCTCATCATCGCCGGTGGGGTGAATTCGGCCTCTACCTCGCCGCGGTGTCGGATGCACATCGATGGCGAATGGGTCGACTGGTATCCGCCGACCCACCCCGACCAGCCGGACGCACCCAACATGGACATGTCGATCACCGTCGGCTGGAACGCGGCCGTGGCCGCCGGGGTGAGCCGTGAGGAGATGGACGCCTGGGCGCTGCGCTCACATCGCAATGCGATCGCCGCCATCGACGAAGGACGGTTCAAGGAAGAGATTGTTCCGATCCAGACGCCGCACGGTGTCTTTGCGGTCGACGAACATCCGCGCCGCGACACGACCATGGCGAAGCTGGCCGCGCTCAAGCCCCTGCATCCTGAAATCGAAGGATTCTCGATCACGGCGGGCAATGCCTGCGGTGTCAACGACGGTGCCGCGGTGTTGGCCATCGCGACCGGCGAGCTCAGTGACCGGCTCGGACTGCCGCCACTGGCGCGGGTCATGTCCTGGGCGTCCGTGGGCGTGGACCCTGCGGCCACCGGCCTGGCGCCGGTCGAGGCCATACCGAAAGCCCTTGCCCGTGGCCAGCTTTCGATCTCTGACGTGGACCTGTTCGAAGTCAACGAGGCATTCGCGTCGATGTGCGTGGCGACGGTCAAGATGCTCGATCTCGACCCGGACCGAGTCAACGTCAGCGGCAGCGGGTGCTCACTGGGACACCCAGTGGCAGCGACTGGCGCCCGAATGCTGGTGACGCTGGTGCACGAATTGCGCCGCCGCGGCGGCGGCATCGGAGTCGCGGCGATGTGCGCGGGCGGCGGCATGGGCTCGGCGACGGTGATCGAGGTCGGGGCGCCATAA
- a CDS encoding proline iminopeptidase-family hydrolase → MATIAVPGGKVWFKRVGGGPGLPLLVVHGGPGLPHDYLRSLERLADEREVIFWDQLGCGNSECPSNVDLWTMERSVAEMDAVVHALDLNSCHIFGNSWGGMLAQQYVLDAACGAASLTISNSTASIPAFADYVSRLKSELDPATQSAIDHHEAAGTTDSAEYQAAITTWNETYLCRVRPWPSELYEAFQNMGNEIFQTMFGPSDFRIVGTIRNWDVVDRLTAITLPTLLLAGKFDECSPEHMREMHRRISGSRYEFFESTAHLPFIEEPTRFDRVMREFLSQHE, encoded by the coding sequence GTGGCGACAATCGCGGTTCCCGGTGGCAAAGTCTGGTTCAAGCGCGTGGGCGGCGGGCCCGGGCTCCCCTTGCTCGTGGTGCATGGTGGGCCCGGCCTGCCGCACGACTACTTGAGGTCCCTGGAGCGCTTGGCCGACGAGCGCGAGGTCATTTTCTGGGATCAACTTGGCTGTGGAAATTCCGAATGCCCTTCAAACGTGGACCTTTGGACCATGGAGCGATCGGTGGCCGAGATGGACGCCGTGGTACACGCCCTGGATCTCAATTCCTGCCACATTTTTGGCAATTCATGGGGCGGTATGCTCGCCCAGCAGTATGTGCTCGACGCGGCCTGCGGCGCGGCTAGCTTGACCATCTCGAACAGCACTGCGTCCATCCCGGCATTTGCCGACTACGTGAGCCGGTTGAAGTCCGAGCTGGACCCGGCCACCCAATCTGCCATTGACCATCACGAAGCCGCCGGCACCACGGATTCGGCCGAATACCAGGCCGCGATCACCACGTGGAACGAGACGTACCTGTGCCGCGTTCGTCCCTGGCCGAGCGAGCTCTATGAAGCATTCCAGAACATGGGCAATGAGATCTTCCAGACGATGTTCGGGCCGAGCGACTTTCGCATTGTCGGCACCATCCGAAACTGGGATGTGGTCGATCGACTGACCGCAATAACGCTGCCCACGCTGCTGCTGGCGGGCAAGTTCGACGAATGTTCACCGGAGCACATGCGGGAGATGCATCGACGAATTTCCGGTTCGCGTTACGAGTTCTTCGAATCGACCGCGCACCTGCCCTTTATCGAGGAGCCCACCAGGTTTGACCGCGTGATGCGTGAATTCCTCAGCCAACATGAATGA
- a CDS encoding enoyl-CoA hydratase/isomerase family protein, producing MYDMPTEIDVRAEGALRIITLNRPDDLNAVNDNLHVGLARLWQRLTDDSAARVAVLTGSGKAFSAGGDFSYLAELAEDAALRAKTIRDGREIVLGMARCRVPVIAAVNGPAVGLGCSLVALSDIVYIARDAFLADPHVQVGLVAADGGPLTWPLQISLLLAKEYALTGARIRAERAVQLGLANHVADDPVTEATACAQRIMELPQQAVESTKRVLNIHLERAVLASLDYALSAEHQSFTTEDFRSLVGRLAAGKG from the coding sequence ATGTATGACATGCCAACCGAAATCGACGTCCGTGCGGAAGGGGCGTTGCGGATTATCACGTTGAACCGCCCGGATGATCTCAATGCGGTCAACGACAATCTGCATGTTGGACTTGCGCGGCTGTGGCAGCGACTAACCGACGATTCCGCCGCCCGCGTTGCGGTGCTGACCGGCAGCGGTAAGGCGTTTTCGGCAGGCGGGGACTTCTCGTACCTCGCCGAGCTTGCCGAGGATGCGGCCCTACGCGCTAAGACCATTCGAGATGGGCGGGAGATCGTGCTGGGCATGGCGCGCTGCCGCGTTCCGGTGATAGCGGCGGTCAATGGCCCCGCCGTGGGACTTGGCTGCAGCCTGGTCGCACTCAGCGACATCGTCTACATCGCCCGGGACGCGTTTCTCGCCGACCCGCATGTTCAGGTGGGGCTGGTGGCCGCGGACGGCGGGCCGCTGACCTGGCCGTTGCAAATCAGCCTGTTGCTGGCCAAGGAATATGCGCTGACCGGCGCGCGAATTCGCGCCGAGCGGGCTGTCCAGCTCGGGCTGGCCAACCATGTCGCGGACGACCCGGTCACCGAGGCCACCGCCTGCGCTCAGCGCATTATGGAGCTGCCCCAGCAAGCGGTCGAGAGCACCAAACGAGTCCTCAACATTCATCTCGAACGTGCTGTCCTGGCGAGTCTGGACTACGCACTCTCGGCCGAACATCAGTCATTCACCACCGAGGACTTCCGCTCGCTCGTGGGCAGGCTGGCGGCGGGCAAGGGCTGA
- a CDS encoding acyl-CoA dehydrogenase family protein yields MDFRDSPQEAAFRDRLRSWLSLHTKEYHGSGDEYWARQADWHRALYQAGFFGLSWPREYGGLELSPVYDVIVDEELARAGAPPRPSVGYLVFGIGRHGSDALRQRFLPGIIDGTERWCQGFSEPGAGSDLASLTTTATRAGDNSDNYVVHGHKIWTSYSDVADWCLLLARTEHGANRHRGLSAFVVAMKQPGVQQHPLRMMSGVSNEFGQVFFDGAIVPADRMVGEPGDGWAVAMTVVGHEREPSTLGYAARYNKLVADLLARNDGPVGDELAWAAVQAEMLTHHVRRRLSEQLDGVSHGPEGSLDKLLMTWVEQSVGHAALGIGGTRDPDLFGAYLYSRAQSVMGGTSQIQKNIIASRILGLGV; encoded by the coding sequence TTGGATTTTCGTGATTCACCACAGGAGGCCGCTTTCCGGGACCGCTTAAGAAGCTGGCTTTCGCTGCACACCAAGGAGTATCACGGTTCCGGTGACGAATACTGGGCGCGGCAGGCCGATTGGCATCGAGCCCTCTACCAAGCAGGATTCTTCGGGCTGTCCTGGCCGCGTGAATATGGTGGCTTGGAACTATCCCCGGTCTACGACGTGATCGTCGACGAAGAGTTGGCGCGTGCGGGTGCTCCGCCGAGACCTAGCGTGGGTTACCTGGTCTTCGGGATCGGCCGGCACGGCAGCGACGCACTGCGACAACGCTTTCTGCCGGGCATCATCGACGGCACCGAGCGCTGGTGCCAAGGATTCAGCGAGCCCGGCGCCGGCTCGGATCTGGCATCGTTGACCACCACCGCCACCAGAGCGGGCGACAACAGCGACAACTACGTGGTCCACGGGCACAAGATCTGGACCAGCTACTCGGATGTGGCTGACTGGTGTCTGCTGCTGGCCAGAACCGAGCACGGCGCAAACCGTCATCGCGGCCTCTCGGCATTCGTTGTAGCGATGAAACAGCCTGGTGTACAGCAACACCCGTTGCGAATGATGAGCGGAGTCAGCAATGAGTTCGGGCAGGTCTTCTTCGACGGCGCAATAGTCCCGGCGGACCGGATGGTTGGTGAGCCCGGCGATGGCTGGGCGGTCGCGATGACCGTAGTCGGGCACGAGCGGGAACCTTCTACGCTGGGCTATGCGGCCCGCTACAACAAGTTGGTCGCAGATCTTTTGGCGCGCAACGATGGACCGGTAGGTGATGAGCTCGCCTGGGCGGCCGTCCAGGCGGAGATGCTGACGCACCACGTTCGGCGACGGCTGTCCGAACAGCTCGACGGCGTATCACACGGACCGGAAGGATCGCTGGACAAGCTGTTGATGACCTGGGTGGAACAGTCCGTCGGGCACGCTGCGTTGGGCATTGGTGGTACCCGTGATCCGGACCTCTTCGGCGCGTATCTATACAGCCGCGCGCAAAGCGTGATGGGCGGCACCTCGCAGATACAGAAGAACATCATCGCTTCGCGAATCTTGGGACTGGGGGTCTGA